The following nucleotide sequence is from Leopardus geoffroyi isolate Oge1 chromosome A1, O.geoffroyi_Oge1_pat1.0, whole genome shotgun sequence.
CTATTATAATacacccacccctcaccccagcctcctGCTGGGGCCACTCCAGCTTACTTGTTCTTCCTTCACTCCCCCTTACGCCTCCAAGCAGTCTCCTCCCTTTGACTAGGCTGCTCCTCTCGTAAATCTGCTGAAGGTCAACCTTGGCTTAAACCTTCTAGAAACATGTCCTGGAAGAACACAAGTATCATTTGGGCTAGACTTATCTGGTTTCAAATTCCAGATCTGTCACTTAATAGCTCTGTGCCTCAAGCAAGTCGCAACCTCTCCCAACCTCAGTCTCTAATTATGCCAAATGAGAATGATACCTACTTTGCAGAGTTGAGAGAATGACAGATAATCTATGGAAAGCCCCAAGCACAGAACTTGGCCCCAGTGAGTGCTCAATCAACAGTTGCTGAATTGAGACTCTATCTGCATTTTTTATGGGAGTTTTGTCTTATTGCTTTCTTAGCCAGAGCTCCATGAGGGCCAAGGCCTTGTCCAATCTGTCTTTGCATCTTTGCACTTTCCTGTGTCTGACACAGGAAAACCGTCTACTGACAAGTACTGAAAAGAACTCGGTGTGACTAACCTGATGTTAGAAGGGAAGAATTTGAGTAGGAGGACCGGGTGGATCTCAGATGTTGGAGGGGTATTGAGGGCCCATTTATACTGTGTCACTCCAGACAGGGAGCTATAAGGAGCATAGTTGTAGCCCAGGGTAGCTCCAACACGTAGAGCTGTTTAACATGAGAGCACGTGTCAAATATAAGCTGCTGGCCATTAAAAACTCagattataggggtgcctgggtggctcaggcggttaagcgtccgacttcagctcaggtcatgatctcacggtttgtgagttcgagccccatgtctggctctgtgctgacagcttagagcctgaagcctgctttggtttctatgtctccctctctctctctctgccctccccttcttacgctctctctctctctctcaaaaaataataaataaaacattaaaaaaacccctcaGATTATAGAAAGTATTCCTGGGTTGGATGATGGATAAGACCAGATCAGTGATTCTTAACTTTTACGAGTCACAAAATGGatcttcttccccaccccacccccaaaacaggttccaggcataacattttgcaaataatttcagGAGCTTTGTGGTTCCTAGGTTAAGATCACCTGAAAACCCTTGTAGGATGCTGtgttcaactttcttttttactattaATAATGAGAAAGAAGCATTTCTGTTGCATGTGTTTTCAAAATTCACACTTGACATCTAAAGGGCCTGGCTCATAACTAAAAACTCAGTGCCTTTTGTCCAAATTCAatgttctatacattttttttaaattaaatgaatgaattaatgaaatctTTGATTAATCTGATCTTTAAGGGAAAATGTGTGctgtaagaagaaaagagaaggaaaaaaaaagacaaaaatgaaacgCTTTAGACAAAGACCAATATAGGATGataaaaggtagagaagaggggcgcgtgggtggctcagttggttaagtgactgactcctgattttggttcacatcatgatctcatggtttgtgggtttgaaccctgtgtcagtctccacactgacagtgtggagcctgcttaggattctgtctctccttctctctctgcccctcctctgccctctctctctctctttctcaaaataaataaataaacttaaaaaaaaaaaggtacagaagaATTAATCAGCATCAGAGAAAAGGATAAATTTTGGAAGGTCTTAACTCCAGCCTCTTGCCCAGGGCTCAGTGCCCCTGTGAACTTCTAAACCCAAGACTCTGTGGGGGCAGAGTCGCCTACTCAATTCTGCTGGTCCTGGCTGCTGGCACTCAGAGTGATCTCAGCATATACCCAGAGGCTCCCAGGGAAAAATCACTCATAAGATTGTGACCATGTCCAGAAGATATTCTAATCTGATTTTGAAACCTCGTTCCCTCTGTGAATTTAGATCTTAATTACCATGCAACCATTCATTGTTCTATTATTACAATTGCTCGGTTCACCCTTGGTCATGAGTTATTAAATGAAGTGTGGAGGCATTTTTTGCCCCTTAGGGTATTATTATTCAAAGAAgagttgattttcttattttttctttgtaattaaaaaaaaatttttaatgtttatttttgagacgagtatgagcaggggaggggcagagagagggagaaacagaatctgaagcagggtctgggctctgagctgtcagcacggagcctgacatggggcttgaacccacaaaccatgagatcatgacctgagcttcatgaagttggacgctcaaccaactgagccacccaggtgccccatagttgaTTTTCAACATAAACACTAGTGACAACAAGCTTCAAGAGGAAAATATCCTGTCCAAGCACAGAAGAACTTCTCATCTAATAAACTGAGCTTAAGATTCTTAAAGCCCAGCTGATTCTTTCAGGTCGTATCAGCAAAGATAATGCTGCTGTGCCCGGATCGCGTCTTCCtgctctccccactccctgccccacctGTGCTCACGTAGACATGCAGTGGCTGCGGGATTTCAGGAGGCTCCTCAGGCTCTGTAGGGCCTCTGGCAGCCCAGCGCCAGTGAGGGCACTGCAGGCCCGAAGCTCCCAGCTGCGGTCCTGGAACCTCTCCAGGCCCAGCCTCTCTCGGATCTCCAGCAGCGGCAGGGCATCTGGCGCCTCCTGCTTGTTGGCCAGCACCAAGAAAGGGACGCTGGCCATGTGTGGGTCGTCCAGGACTTCCATGAGCTCAGCCACTGCCTCGGGTAAGCGGGCTTCGTCGGTGCTATCCAGCACATACACGAGGACATCCGTGCCTTCCAGGTGGTCCTTCCAGCTGGCCCGGAGCTGGGTCTGCCCCCCCACATCCCAGAGAGTCAGAGACACGTGCCCCGGTGCTTCCAGAGGCTCCACGTTGAAACCAACAGTGGGCAGGGTCTCCACCATCTGGTGGCCCTTCAGTTTGTACAGGAGCGTGGTCTTGCCTGCTGAGTCGAGGCCTATCATCACCACCTGGGCCTCTGCCTTGTGATCTCGGGAATTCACAGAACCCATGGTGGCCACTGCTAACCCCTAGGGGAGAAAGGCCAGGTGCGCACATAAGCCATTCTTTTCTGAGGGAACACACATGCATCCAGGCAAATGGAAGAAGAGGCTCTACTCCAAAAGTAGGAAGTGTTTATACAAGGTCAGGTTTCAAACACAGGCCTGGGCTCTGAAAGGGCCAGGAAGTAAGGGCATATGAGTCACCATGAGCTGACCTATCTCGGGGAGGGAGCTGAGTCAGAGAAGAGGGTAGGGCCCCCTGGACGACTCCGAATGCGGGCTCACTTTCCTTGGTAGTTAAAGCAAAGAGGCAAAAGGAAGTTCTAGTTAGACATAACCTAGTTCAATAGAAATGACCAAAAGATGGCTTCAGCTCTTGCTCGTCTGTGGCTTCCAGGCTCTATTTTCCTCCTGTAAGCCTAAACCCTGAAACGGAAGCTAGCTTGAGTTCAGTGCACGCAGTGAAGAGTCCAATCGGCTCATATAAGCTTCTGCCTCTGGAACTCTCCTCAGGACCAGCACCGGGCCGGGTAAACAGTGGCTATTTATAAATACTGTCGCCTGGGGACAAATTTACAAGTTGGGGCAAAGTGGTTTCCTCCATTGCCTCATCAAGGTAAATTACCTCTAGAGCACGACTCATGTTCCTCAAGAATCCGTTTCTAAAACCAAGACCTGTTCCCGACATAGGGGAAACCTGGCTGGGACAGGGGAAGGGACATCTGTCCCCCAGGGGTATATTCGGGCTGCCCCTTCAGGAAAATAAGACAGGTTCTGTTCCTTCCTtatgccggggtggggggtggggggtacgaGGAAAATGAAAGTTACCTCTGTTACTAGACTGTGGCTGAAAAAGCTCCTCCTCTGTGGCCGTCTGCCCGCATCCAGCTGCAGCTGCTCTGTCCTCGTCCTGTTGTGTCCCAAGAGTGAGATGTGAAGGAAATGCAGTGACCGTTGCTGGTTCTCCTTTCCCACTTCCTTTCCCAGGTGGTCGGGGGCGGGGCAGGCTCATCAGCCCCTCCCTTAGTCCCCCCTGGACTCCCCTGGCGGTCCTGCTGGGGACGCGCCACAGAGATGTCCCCAGTTCCTCAGCTCTTGATAGAGCAAAGTCTAACACCAACCCCATTTCTTAGCTCAGAACACATGCCTTGATGTTTTTTTCTGGAGcctggagtttttttgttttttgttttttttttttaccatttatttatttttgagagagagagagagacagagcacgagtgcgggaggggcagagagagagggagacacagaattgaagcaggctccaggctctgaactgtcagcacatagccccatgcggggctggaactcgagAACAGCcagatcatgaactgagcggaagtcagagacttaaccgactgagccacccgggcgcccctggaaaacataatttttaaaacattggccAATCAGAAGCCATTGATTCTTTCTGTAACTCTCTAATTTGCATCTGCAGTTGCAGTGCTCTGGCTCTTGTAACAGGTAGCATTTGTGCTTTCTGCCTTCCCACGCGTTTCATTAAAAAGTCAAGAAGCAAATTAGCAACTATGActctcccattttacaaataaagaacaaGGCTCAGAGTAAATGATTTACTTGAGATCTTGCTGGGATTTATTCATCTCTTCTTCTTTCATGGTGCCTGCTACCCACTGAGAAAGTGCTTTGCAAAGAGCAAACATCCTGTTGTAATTGTAGGGTATTTTAACAGGAGGAAGTGGTTAGGAAAAGTCAGAAACACGGAGTGTATTATGTACACCACTGTGTTATTTGTTATCGACGTGACTGTTGTTTAgttctttggggtgcctgtggcTGTAAGCTATAGTCACTTTGCAGCCAGCCTGGGCAAGTGGAAATTTATAGCCAAGGATCAGGGTGAGGGTCAGCAGATAGAAAAGTACTAAGAGGTTCTGGGGAGAGTCTGGCTAAGCTGACCTAACAGGGATTCTTGCTGAAGTCAGGCCACGTGACCAGACGTCACCTGGGCAGGGCATGAGGAACCCGATCAGATATTGAGGGGATTAGATATTGAGGGCAGGGCATTCTGGTGAACACTTAGGAGGGTTGTTGCTAAAACTGGATTTTACAAGGAAATGTACAGATGGGCCGAGAAGAAGTTTCAGAAgcctgactaaagtttggtcaagcaAAAAATCTTTGTCGTTATGCCAAAGCAGGCTCAAAGCATTAAAGACCTGTGTGAAAGAAGGCTTGTTTGTCTTATCATGGTGGAGGGCGATTAGATCAAGCTGAGACTTAGTCCTGTGCAGCTGATGAATCCTTGGGGAACCTGCCAGGATTTGATTTGCAGGAGGATTGGAATGGGCAGATGATAAGGACACAGGGGCTAAGGTTAAGGTGTGCCTGGGGCTTGGGAGCAAAGGGAGCAACATTGCCTTCACTCTGACCCCAGTTCCTTCTGTATggtcctggggagggaggagaggtggaCAGAAGCTGAAGAAGCCATTGATTTGCGAAGAAAGGTTGGACTAGGTACTGTTAGGTTTCCTTCAGCTCAAATATCTTATGgatacaatggaattttttttaagtttatttatttattttgagagagagaacaagctggggggaggggggacgggcagaggacccaa
It contains:
- the ARL11 gene encoding ADP-ribosylation factor-like protein 11 yields the protein MGSVNSRDHKAEAQVVMIGLDSAGKTTLLYKLKGHQMVETLPTVGFNVEPLEAPGHVSLTLWDVGGQTQLRASWKDHLEGTDVLVYVLDSTDEARLPEAVAELMEVLDDPHMASVPFLVLANKQEAPDALPLLEIRERLGLERFQDRSWELRACSALTGAGLPEALQSLRSLLKSRSHCMST